A region of Methyloversatilis discipulorum DNA encodes the following proteins:
- a CDS encoding cryptochrome/photolyase family protein has product MPDRPSSRLVWFRRDLRIDDHAALYHALRAGGPVWCVFVFDTDILDELLAEGLNADRRVEFIHASVTELDAALRTLGGGLIVRHGRAREIVPQLARELGVAGVVANRDYEPAAFARDRAVHDALARDGIAFDTYKDQVVFECDEVLTQGGKPFSVFTPYKNAWLKKLTPFHLKAYPVHTYVGALAALPAGDMPSLADMGFRPTNLSTLKLPAGMSGADTLFDAFLDRIDRYKVLRDFPAAKGPSYLSVHLRFGTISIRRLAREAHARGGAGTETWLSELIWRDFYFQILWHNPHVVGASFRPEYDAVRWVDDEAKFRAWCEGRTGYPLVDAAQRQLAQTGYMHNRLRMVSASFLTKDLGIDWRRGEHWFARQLNDFDLAANNGGWQWAASTGCDAQPWFRIFNPVTQSEKFDADGQFIRRYCPELAKFDKKRIHAPWLATPLEQKMAGCVIGSDYPTPIVDHAAAREATLARFKVVKGAGEALEG; this is encoded by the coding sequence ATGCCCGACCGTCCTTCATCCCGCCTGGTGTGGTTCCGCCGCGACCTGCGCATCGACGACCACGCCGCTCTGTACCACGCGCTGCGCGCCGGCGGCCCGGTGTGGTGCGTGTTCGTGTTCGACACCGACATCCTCGACGAACTGCTGGCCGAAGGCCTGAACGCCGACCGCCGGGTCGAATTCATCCATGCCTCGGTCACCGAGCTGGATGCGGCGCTGCGCACGCTGGGCGGCGGACTGATCGTGCGCCACGGCCGCGCCCGCGAAATCGTCCCGCAACTGGCGCGCGAACTGGGCGTGGCCGGCGTCGTCGCCAACCGCGACTACGAACCCGCCGCATTTGCGCGCGACCGCGCGGTGCACGACGCGCTGGCGCGCGACGGCATCGCCTTCGACACGTACAAGGACCAGGTCGTGTTCGAGTGCGACGAGGTGCTCACCCAGGGCGGCAAGCCGTTCTCGGTGTTCACGCCCTACAAGAACGCCTGGCTGAAGAAGCTCACGCCCTTCCACCTGAAGGCCTATCCGGTGCACACCTACGTGGGCGCGCTGGCAGCGTTGCCGGCAGGCGACATGCCGTCGCTGGCCGACATGGGCTTCCGCCCCACCAACCTGTCGACACTGAAGCTGCCGGCCGGCATGAGCGGCGCCGACACGCTGTTCGACGCCTTCCTCGACCGCATCGACCGTTACAAGGTGCTGCGTGACTTTCCGGCGGCCAAGGGCCCGAGCTATCTGTCGGTGCATCTGCGCTTCGGCACGATATCGATCCGCCGGCTGGCGCGCGAGGCGCACGCGCGCGGCGGCGCCGGTACCGAAACCTGGCTGTCGGAACTGATCTGGCGCGATTTCTACTTCCAGATCCTGTGGCACAACCCGCACGTGGTCGGCGCGAGCTTCCGGCCCGAGTATGACGCGGTGCGCTGGGTAGACGACGAAGCGAAGTTCCGCGCCTGGTGCGAAGGTCGCACCGGCTATCCGCTGGTGGATGCGGCGCAGCGTCAGCTGGCGCAGACCGGCTACATGCACAACCGGCTGCGCATGGTGAGCGCCTCCTTCCTGACCAAGGACCTGGGCATAGACTGGCGCCGCGGCGAACACTGGTTCGCCCGCCAGCTCAACGATTTCGACCTCGCGGCCAACAACGGCGGCTGGCAGTGGGCGGCCTCGACCGGCTGCGACGCCCAGCCCTGGTTCCGCATCTTCAACCCGGTCACGCAGTCGGAAAAGTTCGATGCCGACGGCCAGTTCATCCGCCGCTACTGCCCGGAACTGGCGAAATTCGACAAGAAGCGCATCCACGCGCCCTGGCTGGCGACGCCGCTGGAACAGAAGATGGCCGGCTGCGTGATCGGCAGCGACTACCCGACGCCCATCGTCGATCACGCCGCGGCGCGCGAGGCGACGCTGGCGCGCTTCAAGGTGGTGAAGGGGGCAGGCGAGGCGCTGGAGGGCTGA
- a CDS encoding 6-pyruvoyl trahydropterin synthase family protein: protein MVVELSQRFFFEAAHTLRRKVETESSLRIHGHTYHAEVTLRGEPDPASGMLLDLAVFRAALAGVREKLDHRFLDEVEGIGPATLENLCHYLWRQLAPQLPQLARVTVERQASGDKCTLSAC, encoded by the coding sequence ATGGTTGTTGAACTGAGCCAGCGCTTCTTCTTCGAAGCTGCCCACACCCTGCGCCGCAAGGTGGAAACCGAATCCAGCCTGCGCATCCACGGGCACACCTATCACGCCGAGGTGACGCTGCGCGGCGAGCCGGACCCGGCCAGCGGCATGCTGCTGGATCTGGCGGTGTTCCGTGCCGCACTGGCCGGAGTCCGCGAGAAGCTGGACCACCGCTTCCTCGACGAGGTCGAGGGCATCGGCCCGGCCACGCTGGAGAACCTCTGCCACTACCTGTGGCGACAGCTCGCCCCGCAGCTGCCTCAGCTGGCGCGGGTGACGGTCGAGCGTCAGGCCTCGGGCGACAAATGCACCTTGAGTGCGTGTTGA
- a CDS encoding aspartate carbamoyltransferase catalytic subunit, protein MARNPQLNKHGELQHLLTTEGLPRDVITRILDTAEPFAGVAEREVKKVPLLRGKSVFNLFFENSTRTRTTFEIAAKRLSADVINLNIATSSTNKGETLLDTVDNLAAMQADMFVVRHASSGAPYLIAQHLEATGRDHIHVVNAGDGRHAHPTQGLLDMYTIRHYKRDFTQLSVAIVGDILHSRVARSQIHALTTLGVPDLRAIAPKTLLPHDIERLGCRVYNDMREGLRGVDVVMMLRLQNERMQGSLLPSAQEYFKFFGLTEDKLAVAKPDAIVLHPGPMNRGVEIDSAVADGRQAVILPQVTFGIAVRMAVMAMLAGGNA, encoded by the coding sequence ATGGCCCGCAATCCTCAACTGAACAAGCACGGCGAGCTGCAGCACCTGCTCACCACCGAAGGCCTGCCGCGCGACGTGATCACGCGCATCCTCGACACCGCCGAGCCCTTCGCCGGCGTAGCCGAGCGCGAAGTGAAGAAGGTGCCGCTGCTGCGCGGCAAGAGCGTGTTCAACCTGTTCTTCGAGAACAGCACGCGCACGCGCACCACCTTCGAGATCGCCGCCAAGCGGCTGTCGGCCGACGTGATCAACCTGAACATCGCGACCAGTTCGACCAACAAGGGCGAAACCCTGCTCGACACTGTCGACAACCTCGCCGCGATGCAGGCCGACATGTTCGTCGTGCGCCACGCCTCCAGCGGCGCGCCCTACCTGATCGCGCAGCACCTCGAAGCGACCGGGCGCGACCACATCCACGTCGTCAACGCCGGCGACGGGCGCCACGCGCACCCGACCCAGGGCCTGCTCGACATGTACACCATCCGCCACTACAAGCGCGACTTCACGCAGCTGTCGGTGGCCATCGTCGGCGACATCCTGCATTCGCGCGTCGCGCGCAGCCAGATTCACGCGCTGACCACGCTGGGCGTACCCGACCTGCGTGCCATCGCGCCGAAGACGCTGCTGCCGCACGACATCGAGCGGCTCGGCTGTCGCGTCTACAACGACATGCGCGAAGGTCTGCGCGGCGTCGACGTGGTGATGATGCTGCGTCTGCAGAACGAACGCATGCAAGGTTCGCTGCTGCCCAGCGCGCAGGAGTATTTCAAGTTCTTCGGCCTGACCGAAGACAAGCTCGCCGTGGCCAAGCCGGATGCCATCGTGCTGCACCCGGGGCCGATGAACCGCGGCGTCGAGATCGACTCGGCGGTGGCCGACGGCCGCCAGGCGGTCATCCTGCCGCAGGTCACCTTCGGCATCGCGGTGCGCATGGCGGTGATGGCCATGCTGGCCGGAGGAAACGCATGA
- a CDS encoding YqgE/AlgH family protein — protein MSAHAMTPSVDLTGHFLIAMPAMADKNFARTLTLVCEHNEQGALGVIVNRPIDMSLEDLFERIDMSLESPRFQGQPVYFGGPVQTDRGFVLHRPVGDWQSSIDVGNGLALTSSRDVLQSLGHDGEPDDVLVTLGYAGWQAGQIEWELAQNAWLTVRADPEIIFGLPPEERLIAAMQLLGVDFASLSDVAGHA, from the coding sequence ATGTCCGCACACGCCATGACCCCTTCGGTCGACCTGACCGGCCATTTCCTGATCGCCATGCCCGCCATGGCGGACAAGAATTTCGCGCGCACGCTGACGCTGGTGTGCGAGCACAACGAACAGGGCGCGCTCGGCGTCATCGTCAACCGGCCGATCGACATGTCGCTCGAAGACCTGTTCGAGCGCATCGACATGTCGCTCGAATCGCCGCGCTTCCAGGGCCAGCCGGTGTATTTCGGCGGCCCGGTGCAGACCGACCGCGGCTTCGTGCTGCATCGCCCGGTCGGCGACTGGCAGTCCAGCATCGACGTCGGCAACGGCCTCGCGCTGACCTCGTCGCGCGACGTGCTGCAGTCGCTCGGCCACGACGGCGAACCGGACGACGTGCTGGTCACGCTCGGTTATGCCGGCTGGCAGGCCGGCCAGATCGAGTGGGAACTGGCGCAGAACGCCTGGCTCACCGTGCGCGCCGACCCCGAAATCATCTTCGGCCTGCCGCCGGAAGAGCGCCTGATCGCCGCAATGCAGCTGCTCGGCGTCGACTTCGCGTCGCTGTCCGACGTGGCCGGGCATGCCTGA
- a CDS encoding transglycosylase domain-containing protein, protein MGKRARHALACLALLGAFAAHAQAPSFETVRDSWRSSEARLLDRYGQPLAEVRVDFDERRLDWVGARTLSPPLVRALLIAEDKRFLEHSGVDWTALAGATWDNLWRTLEGRRPRGASTLTMQLAGLIDPALRLQGTRRSVGQKWDQAAAAREIERRWNKAQILEAYFNLAPFRGELRGISAATRGLFGKDPDTVDAREALLLAALLRGPNAPAERVAQRACAVALKLKPAPACSELRALANQVLTQRYRLEPRWTEAQPLARRLLREPGEQRATTLDGRLQRRTLDALGRERADVTVVVLDNASGEALVWAGGPDDTDAAVRRLPAGSTLQPFLYGLALDQRWISAASVFDDSPAFVARPLPPGLQGGGQPLSTRAALAQAAEIPALRVRALVGDDALVALLRAHGIDASAANGSRASLPDMANAFRTLANEGVWTPWALETSQWRSVDRSGKRLWSSPVVWLTGDLLSTRTTRDTYDWHAVMHGRSTDRTTHWSVGWTRRYTIALRAARPVAATWLSVAAAIDPIPAEAPPPPPGLEGVRLRFEPDIEAEREEYFLPGTQQAFADATVRDLFGRPRIVQPTTGVKLVSAALPAGRQTMLFEARPGWPGLHWVINDERLPAVEGRALWSPRLGRHRLALEDAQGLQLQSVEFEVRLDAAPEGLNGGPAPRTPPGPTPASR, encoded by the coding sequence ATGGGCAAGCGCGCACGTCACGCGCTGGCCTGTCTCGCACTGCTCGGCGCGTTCGCCGCCCACGCCCAGGCGCCATCATTCGAAACCGTCCGTGACAGCTGGCGCTCGTCGGAAGCGCGCCTGCTCGACCGCTACGGCCAGCCGCTGGCCGAGGTGCGCGTCGATTTCGACGAGCGCCGGCTCGACTGGGTCGGCGCGCGCACGCTGTCGCCGCCACTGGTGCGCGCGCTGCTGATCGCCGAGGACAAGCGCTTTCTCGAACATTCGGGCGTGGACTGGACCGCGCTCGCCGGCGCCACCTGGGACAATCTGTGGCGCACGCTGGAGGGCCGCCGACCGCGCGGCGCATCGACACTGACCATGCAGCTGGCCGGTCTGATCGACCCGGCGCTGCGCCTGCAGGGCACCCGTCGCAGCGTCGGCCAGAAATGGGACCAGGCGGCCGCGGCGCGCGAAATCGAGCGCCGCTGGAACAAGGCGCAGATCCTCGAAGCCTATTTCAATCTCGCCCCCTTCCGCGGCGAGCTGCGCGGCATTTCGGCCGCCACCCGCGGCCTGTTCGGCAAGGATCCGGATACGGTCGATGCGCGCGAGGCGCTGCTGCTGGCCGCACTGCTGCGCGGCCCGAACGCGCCGGCCGAACGGGTCGCGCAACGTGCCTGCGCGGTGGCGCTGAAGCTCAAACCGGCGCCCGCCTGCAGCGAACTGCGTGCCCTCGCCAATCAGGTGCTCACCCAGCGCTACCGGCTGGAACCGCGCTGGACCGAAGCACAGCCGCTGGCCCGCCGCCTGCTGCGCGAACCGGGCGAACAGCGCGCCACCACGCTGGACGGGCGACTGCAACGACGCACGCTGGACGCACTCGGCCGCGAACGCGCCGACGTCACTGTCGTCGTGCTGGACAACGCGAGCGGCGAGGCGCTGGTGTGGGCCGGCGGCCCGGACGACACCGATGCGGCGGTGCGCCGGCTGCCCGCCGGCAGCACGCTGCAACCTTTCCTGTACGGGCTCGCCCTCGACCAGCGCTGGATCAGCGCGGCGTCGGTGTTCGACGACAGCCCCGCCTTCGTCGCCCGGCCACTGCCCCCCGGCCTGCAGGGCGGTGGCCAGCCGCTCAGCACGCGCGCGGCACTGGCGCAGGCGGCGGAGATTCCGGCACTGCGCGTGCGCGCGCTGGTCGGCGACGACGCGCTGGTGGCCTTGCTGCGTGCACACGGTATCGACGCATCGGCAGCCAACGGCAGCCGCGCCAGCCTGCCCGACATGGCCAACGCCTTCCGCACGCTGGCCAACGAGGGCGTCTGGACACCGTGGGCGCTGGAAACCTCGCAATGGCGCAGCGTGGACCGCAGCGGCAAGCGGCTGTGGTCGTCGCCGGTGGTCTGGCTGACCGGCGATCTGCTGTCCACCCGCACGACGCGCGACACGTACGACTGGCACGCCGTCATGCACGGGCGCTCGACCGACCGTACGACGCACTGGTCGGTCGGCTGGACGCGCCGCTACACGATCGCGCTGCGGGCAGCGCGCCCGGTGGCGGCCACCTGGCTGTCGGTCGCCGCCGCCATCGACCCGATTCCGGCCGAGGCGCCCCCGCCGCCGCCCGGGCTCGAAGGCGTGCGCCTGCGTTTCGAACCGGACATCGAGGCCGAGCGCGAAGAGTACTTCCTGCCCGGCACGCAACAGGCCTTCGCCGACGCGACCGTGCGCGACCTGTTCGGCCGGCCGCGCATCGTGCAGCCGACGACAGGCGTGAAGCTGGTCAGCGCCGCGCTTCCGGCCGGCCGCCAGACCATGCTGTTCGAAGCGCGGCCGGGCTGGCCGGGCCTGCACTGGGTGATCAACGACGAGCGCCTGCCGGCGGTCGAAGGGCGCGCGCTGTGGAGCCCGCGCCTCGGCCGTCACCGGCTGGCACTGGAGGACGCGCAGGGACTGCAGCTGCAGTCGGTCGAATTCGAGGTGCGGCTCGACGCCGCACCCGAAGGCCTCAATGGCGGGCCGGCGCCTCGTACACCACCTGGCCCGACACCAGCGTCGCGCTGA
- the mtgA gene encoding monofunctional biosynthetic peptidoglycan transglycosylase gives MRRVLRTLKWLLAGAVLLVLAYQVWVFGHLLWWTQFNPSQTRFMSLRLDEMRERKPDAQLRHQWVPYERISVHLKRAVIAAEDDGFVDHEGFDWEGIQKAMEKNRKKGRAVAGGSTISQQLAKNLFLSPSRSYVRKAQEAAITFMMEAVMDKRRILEIYLNVVEWGDGVFGAEAAAQRYYRIPAAKLGPDQAARLAVMLPNPRKYEKTFGPRLAAHAARIAGRMHYSQVP, from the coding sequence ATGCGTCGTGTGCTGCGCACGCTGAAGTGGCTGCTCGCCGGTGCGGTGCTGCTGGTGCTCGCCTATCAGGTGTGGGTGTTCGGCCACCTGCTGTGGTGGACGCAGTTCAATCCGTCGCAGACCCGCTTCATGTCGCTGCGCCTCGACGAGATGCGCGAGCGCAAGCCGGATGCGCAGCTGCGTCACCAGTGGGTGCCGTACGAGCGCATCTCGGTACACCTGAAGCGCGCCGTCATCGCCGCCGAGGACGACGGCTTCGTCGATCACGAAGGCTTCGACTGGGAAGGCATCCAGAAGGCAATGGAAAAGAACCGCAAGAAGGGCCGCGCGGTGGCCGGCGGTTCGACCATCAGCCAGCAGCTGGCGAAGAACCTCTTCCTCAGCCCCAGCCGCAGCTATGTGCGCAAGGCACAGGAGGCAGCCATCACCTTCATGATGGAAGCGGTGATGGACAAGCGGCGCATCCTCGAAATCTATCTGAACGTGGTCGAGTGGGGCGACGGCGTGTTCGGCGCCGAGGCGGCGGCGCAGCGCTACTACCGCATTCCGGCGGCCAAGCTGGGCCCCGACCAGGCGGCGCGGCTGGCCGTCATGCTGCCCAACCCGCGCAAGTACGAAAAGACCTTCGGCCCGCGGCTGGCCGCGCACGCGGCGCGCATCGCCGGGCGCATGCACTATTCGCAGGTGCCGTAG
- the pyrR gene encoding bifunctional pyr operon transcriptional regulator/uracil phosphoribosyltransferase PyrR, with the protein MSLPDAEELLADLAAQMRPQVTPDTALVGLHTGGVWLAQRLHALLGLNQPAGSLDVSFYRDDYAQRGLSRDTRSSSLPFDVEGRHLILVDDVLHTGRTIRAALNELFDYGRPAKVELAVLIDRGGRQLPVAPTYCATRLDLPEGSRVKLAQDGERLALRLLQEQE; encoded by the coding sequence ATGTCACTGCCTGACGCAGAAGAACTGCTGGCCGATCTGGCGGCGCAGATGCGCCCGCAGGTCACGCCGGACACCGCGCTGGTCGGTCTGCATACCGGCGGCGTATGGCTGGCGCAGCGCCTGCATGCGCTGCTCGGCCTGAATCAGCCGGCCGGCTCGCTCGACGTGAGCTTCTACCGCGACGACTATGCACAGCGCGGCCTTTCGCGCGACACGCGCTCGTCCAGCCTGCCTTTCGACGTCGAAGGACGCCACCTCATCCTGGTCGACGACGTGCTGCACACCGGCCGCACGATACGTGCCGCGCTGAACGAACTGTTCGACTACGGCCGCCCGGCGAAGGTGGAGCTTGCGGTGCTGATCGATCGCGGCGGCCGCCAGCTCCCGGTGGCGCCGACCTACTGCGCGACGCGGCTGGATCTGCCCGAGGGCTCGCGCGTCAAGTTGGCGCAGGACGGCGAGCGGCTGGCGCTGCGTCTGCTGCAGGAGCAGGAGTGA
- a CDS encoding dihydroorotase: protein MKIHIKGGRLIDPAQDIDAPTDVYIAAGKVVALGAAPDGFHANRVIDASGLVVAPGLIDLCARLREPGLEYRATLESEVAAAVAGGVTSLACPPDTDPVLDEPGLVEMLKHRARMLNLAHVYPHGALTAGLKGERLTEMGELHDAGCIAFSQANVPVADTQVLFRAMQYAATFGYTVWLQPTDMHLAAGGVAHEGEVAARLGLTGIPVLAETLAIGLMLQLARATGCKLHLARISSRAGLMLIDQARLDGMQVSCDVAIHALHLCDVDIGYFDPQCRTVPPLRAQFDREALRAALADGRIDALCSDHTPVDDDAKQVPFAEAEPGTTGLELLLPLTLAWAREMRLPLKVALARITSDAARVLGLNAGHLRVGGAADVCIFDPEAPVRISRESLRSQGKNTPYLGRELPGRVSATLVSGQVVYEAPARH, encoded by the coding sequence ATGAAGATCCACATCAAGGGCGGCCGGCTGATCGATCCGGCGCAGGACATCGACGCGCCGACCGACGTCTATATCGCCGCCGGCAAGGTGGTCGCGCTCGGTGCGGCGCCCGACGGCTTTCACGCCAACCGCGTCATCGACGCCAGCGGTCTGGTCGTCGCGCCGGGTCTGATCGACCTCTGCGCGCGGCTGCGCGAGCCCGGCCTCGAATACCGTGCGACGCTGGAATCGGAAGTGGCGGCGGCGGTGGCGGGCGGCGTCACCAGCCTGGCCTGCCCGCCGGATACCGACCCGGTGCTCGACGAACCCGGCCTGGTCGAAATGCTGAAGCACCGCGCGCGCATGCTCAACCTCGCCCACGTCTACCCGCACGGCGCGCTTACCGCCGGCCTGAAGGGCGAGCGGCTGACCGAAATGGGCGAACTGCACGATGCCGGCTGTATCGCCTTCTCGCAGGCCAACGTTCCGGTGGCCGACACCCAGGTGCTGTTCCGCGCGATGCAGTACGCGGCCACCTTCGGCTACACCGTGTGGCTGCAGCCGACCGACATGCATCTGGCGGCCGGCGGCGTGGCGCACGAAGGCGAAGTGGCGGCGCGGCTTGGCCTGACCGGCATTCCGGTGCTGGCGGAGACGCTGGCCATCGGCCTGATGCTGCAACTGGCGCGCGCCACCGGCTGCAAGCTGCATCTGGCGCGCATTTCCAGTCGCGCCGGCCTGATGCTGATCGACCAGGCGCGGCTGGACGGCATGCAGGTGAGCTGCGACGTCGCCATCCACGCGCTGCATCTGTGCGACGTCGACATCGGCTATTTCGATCCGCAGTGCCGCACCGTGCCGCCGCTGCGCGCCCAGTTCGACCGCGAGGCGCTGCGCGCCGCGCTGGCCGACGGCCGGATCGACGCGCTGTGTTCCGACCACACCCCGGTCGATGACGACGCCAAGCAGGTGCCGTTCGCCGAAGCCGAGCCGGGCACCACCGGTCTCGAGTTGCTGCTGCCATTGACGCTGGCCTGGGCGCGCGAAATGCGCCTGCCGCTCAAGGTCGCGCTGGCGCGCATCACGAGCGACGCCGCCCGCGTGCTCGGCCTGAACGCCGGCCATCTGCGGGTGGGCGGTGCGGCCGACGTGTGCATCTTCGATCCGGAGGCGCCGGTGCGCATCAGCCGCGAATCGCTGCGCAGCCAGGGCAAGAACACGCCCTATCTGGGCCGCGAACTGCCGGGCCGCGTCAGCGCGACGCTGGTGTCGGGCCAGGTGGTGTACGAGGCGCCGGCCCGCCATTGA
- a CDS encoding serine/threonine protein kinase: MSDATTQQPYADLNPDTVLDALEAAGFVVDGRLLALNSFENRVYQVGVDDGPPVIAKFYRPARWSDDAIAEEHAFCRELAEHEIPVVAPLELPGGGTLARHAGYRFAVFPRRGGRAPELDRSDTLEWIGRFMGRIHALGAVRPYEHRPTLDIASFGDEPAAYVLDGGFVPPELEKVYRGVVAQALDGVRAAFERAGEVKRIRTHGDCHVGNMLWVDGQGPHFVDFDDSRMAPAIQDLWMLLSGDRADRARQLGDVLAGYEEFCDFDLRELHLIEALRTLRLIHHSGWIARRWQDPAFPVAFPWFDTPRYWEARILELREQIAVMDEAPLWLVPGMR, encoded by the coding sequence ATGAGCGACGCCACCACCCAGCAGCCTTACGCCGATCTGAACCCGGACACCGTGCTCGACGCACTTGAAGCGGCCGGCTTCGTGGTCGATGGTCGTCTGCTGGCGCTGAACAGCTTCGAGAACCGCGTCTATCAGGTCGGTGTGGACGACGGTCCGCCGGTGATCGCCAAGTTCTACCGGCCGGCGCGCTGGAGCGACGACGCGATCGCCGAGGAACACGCCTTCTGCCGCGAACTGGCCGAGCACGAGATTCCAGTCGTTGCGCCGCTGGAGCTGCCCGGCGGCGGCACGCTGGCCCGTCACGCCGGCTACCGTTTCGCGGTGTTCCCGCGCCGCGGCGGCCGTGCGCCGGAGCTGGACCGCAGCGACACGCTGGAATGGATAGGCCGTTTCATGGGCCGCATTCACGCGCTCGGCGCGGTCAGACCGTATGAACACCGGCCAACGCTGGACATTGCCAGTTTCGGCGACGAACCGGCCGCCTATGTGCTCGATGGCGGCTTCGTGCCGCCGGAACTGGAGAAGGTCTATCGCGGCGTGGTCGCGCAGGCGCTCGACGGCGTGCGCGCCGCCTTCGAACGCGCCGGCGAGGTGAAACGCATCCGCACGCACGGCGACTGCCACGTCGGCAACATGCTGTGGGTCGACGGCCAGGGGCCGCACTTCGTCGACTTCGACGACAGCCGGATGGCGCCGGCCATCCAGGATCTGTGGATGCTGCTGTCGGGCGACCGCGCCGACCGCGCGCGCCAGCTGGGCGACGTGCTGGCCGGTTATGAAGAATTCTGCGACTTCGATCTGCGCGAACTGCACCTGATCGAAGCGCTGCGCACGCTGCGGCTGATCCACCACAGCGGCTGGATCGCCCGCCGCTGGCAGGATCCGGCCTTCCCGGTCGCATTCCCGTGGTTCGACACGCCGCGCTACTGGGAGGCGCGCATTCTCGAACTGCGCGAACAGATCGCGGTGATGGACGAAGCGCCGCTGTGGCTGGTGCCGGGCATGCGCTGA
- the ruvX gene encoding Holliday junction resolvase RuvX has product MPEPVALPARGTVLAFDFGEKRIGVAVGECELRSASALTTFDAETNDARWSAIGRLLDEWKPALLVVGLPLSPDGEAHDMTARAQRFARQLEGRYRLPVALQDERFTSAEADTQLRDRGQHDWRERKKHLDAHAAQLILKDYFDVTA; this is encoded by the coding sequence ATGCCTGAGCCGGTCGCGCTGCCCGCGCGCGGCACCGTGCTGGCTTTCGATTTCGGCGAGAAGCGCATCGGCGTCGCTGTCGGCGAGTGCGAACTGCGCAGCGCCTCCGCACTGACCACCTTCGATGCCGAGACCAACGACGCCCGCTGGTCGGCGATCGGCCGCCTGCTCGACGAATGGAAACCCGCATTGCTGGTGGTCGGTCTGCCGCTGTCGCCGGACGGCGAGGCGCACGACATGACCGCCCGCGCGCAGCGTTTCGCCCGTCAGCTCGAAGGTCGCTACCGGCTGCCGGTGGCGCTGCAGGACGAACGATTCACCTCGGCCGAGGCCGACACGCAGCTGCGCGACCGCGGCCAGCACGACTGGCGCGAACGCAAGAAGCACCTGGACGCACACGCGGCCCAGCTCATCCTGAAGGACTATTTCGATGTCACTGCCTGA
- the queE gene encoding 7-carboxy-7-deazaguanine synthase, translating into MAYQVKEIFYTLQGEGLNAGRAAVFCRFAGCNLWSGREQDRASAQCRFCDTDFVGTDGTLGGRYDSADALADTIAASWTGAGGARFVVLTGGEPLLQVDAALIDALHTRGFEIAVETNGTLEAPAGLDWVCVSPKAGNAVVQRRGQELKVVVPQAGLDLAAMEDWDFEHFLVQPMDNAAAADNARWAIEWCMQHPRWRLSFQTHKAVGIR; encoded by the coding sequence GTGGCTTATCAGGTCAAGGAAATCTTCTACACGCTGCAGGGCGAGGGCCTGAACGCAGGTCGCGCCGCGGTGTTCTGCCGCTTTGCCGGCTGCAACCTGTGGAGCGGCCGCGAACAGGATCGCGCCAGCGCGCAGTGCCGCTTCTGCGACACCGATTTCGTCGGCACCGACGGCACGCTGGGCGGCCGCTACGACAGCGCCGACGCGCTGGCCGACACCATTGCGGCGAGCTGGACCGGCGCCGGCGGTGCACGCTTCGTCGTGCTGACCGGCGGCGAACCGTTGCTGCAGGTCGATGCCGCGCTGATCGACGCGCTGCATACACGCGGCTTCGAAATCGCCGTCGAAACCAATGGCACGCTGGAAGCGCCGGCCGGGCTGGACTGGGTGTGCGTCAGCCCGAAAGCCGGCAACGCGGTGGTGCAGCGCCGCGGTCAGGAACTGAAAGTGGTCGTGCCGCAGGCCGGCCTCGATCTCGCCGCGATGGAAGACTGGGATTTCGAGCACTTCCTGGTGCAGCCGATGGACAATGCGGCTGCGGCCGACAACGCCCGCTGGGCGATCGAATGGTGCATGCAGCACCCGCGCTGGCGGCTCAGCTTCCAGACGCACAAGGCGGTCGGCATACGCTGA